The nucleotide window CtaggttgttttttttacatttagagTTTGGGTGAGTTAATGGTGTTTTATGTGGAGGGGATGCAAATGATGCTCTGCCTTTTGTAgtcattatatataaatatcataTATAAAACAGTCAACACTGGAAACCTTTTCAGTTCAGCCAACAGGTATGATTTCCTGAGGGATAATAACATGTAATCACTTCCACAAAAGGAGTTTTGTTGAAAACTTAAACGGCAAACACCAATAGGAGTTCTGTCTTTCTCTTCAACAACTACTCACTATAAACAGGAAATGAAGACATTCATGGTTTTACACACACGTTGCACACATTCTGACAGAACAACAACTTGAGAACAACAGTCACTTTGATGTGTCTAGTTGAAGATTCAGTAAAGAAATGTGGAAACAGattctttaaagaaaatggagGAATGTCTTTTGATTCAAGAGTGCATTTCCTTTGAGAAGAGTTTACTACATTTAAGTAAACTAAAAGGTAACATATCCAACAGCAGGTGATATGCAGTGGAGCTAGAACATTGAACATTAGTTTAAGACACCTGAAGTGAAGATTGTAGACTTTCCTGTTTGATAAAAACTATTTCAAGTATCACGTGTGTCACGTATCACGTGTGTCTGTGACAAAGGGACATTGGGAGAAAATACTCAGTGATATAATTCTTGCTGACTCATAATCTGATTAAAGAGGTTTAGCACCTCCTTAGGAGAAACTGTTCAAGCGTGAAATCACTGAGGCTTAATAACATTATGTATGAAATTAGCTGGAAAAGAATTAGTACAAAATCCTTAATGTTGCATGGTGTGCTCATGTAccttttttataaaaaatatttCGACATTCCTATTGAAAATGTATGACGAAACAACGACAAAAACAGGGATATTGTTTAAATGGATGGAGTAAGGCTTTCATTGAAATTACTTGAATCTGATTTTAAGAAATGTGCATTTATGTATCATTACAAAGTGCTTTTTTTTTCATTCACCCTTTTTGGTTTTTAGTGCCTTAATTTGAAAACACATTCAAAAATAAgaacatttacaaaaacataaCGATTAAATCTACTACAGCTATTGTACATCTTGCTGACATGATACAGCACAGCGCCCCCTCTCAGGCTACACTTTCACTGAAGCCTTCACACAGGTCCAAATACAATCTTAAAGCTTATAATAGGTTTCCACAGGTGCAGATACAGGGCTGTAGCACTACCATCTCATTGAAAAAGTGGACGACAGTTGCTAACAGGGGACGCAAAGTTTCCACCACACAGCAGCTCTAATGGAAAACGATCCACAGCAACATCAAGGCACACAGAAAAAAACCAGCTCAGTGTTTTAAGTTAATGGAAAGATGTGCGACACATTGAGAAAAGTCTTCAGGTGCACAGATTTTTGCATCTGATGTGCAGCCTCGGGAATAGCATGAGAGGAGAGCAGCGGGAGGCATGATGCGTTTGTCAACGTCTTCAATGATACATTAGGAGGTCATGACAGGTTTGGGAAAAAGACAGCCACCTCTCTACATGTCTTCTTAAACAAGCTACTACTTTAAGGCAAGTGAAGGAGGAATCTGTGCTTGGGTTGCTCCTCTCTTCACAGGCTGTTGGAGAGCGCCTCCAGCTGCTCCTCTCCCAGCCTCTGCTTCTCCTCCAGGTCCTTCTGCCGGATGAGCAGCGAGGCCTTGGTCTGCACGAAGCGCCGGTAGTCCTGCAGCTGCTCGGCGGACAGCTGGCGCCCCAGGAAGGTGGAGACCAGGTTCTCCCTGCGGTCCAGGTTATCCTTCAGATCTTTGGCGTCCTCCCTCTGTTTGCACAGCAGACGGTGGCGACTGTCCAGAGATTGCTGAGTGCAGACACAGAGGATAAAGAACATGAAATATACCTGCTAATATTCCCTCTCCATCTCACATGATATTGCTGGGGACAAAGGAATGTGTTAGGTCTGTTATTGAAATGTTATTATGGTGTTGAAATTGTGCCTTGCTCATGCTCCTAGTATTAAATGGGTAAGTAAATATTCTGCTGAGAACTCAGAATTGGAGAGCAATGCTGATAAGGCATTTGAACATGTCCAAGTATTATATTTGGGATTTTCTTGTTTTATTTGAAAGGTAATAATGGTGTTTGATGTAATAGAGAGCTGTGAAAGCGTTATGGTTCCGCCACAGGGCAGGAGGTGCAGTGTTTCCTTATGTCAACAGAGGGCAGGGTAGGTACAAATGTCATCGAAACCGGACTGCAGTTTcggtgagtcagtgtaaataccAGTGTTGCTGATAACAGCAAGAAAACCAATGACCCTCTAACAAGCTCCCTGTTTGCAGCACATTCAGCTGGGCTGTATACAGATGGACAAACCGACAAAGAGCCCTTTCACGGATACATCTAGAAATCGAATGCATCCATGCAAACATAAATTGATGCTGTAAATATCAGGAAGCATAATGAAACAGGAAAACAGAGCATGGGACAGAGCTTAAGTCCGATCGTGTGACACAACACATGTTATTTGAATTTAAATGTTCTAGTAAAAACTATTAATTGTAGCTACCTCAGACATGACATGACGGAATTTAAGTAATTGTTTCTCaatatatcaaatcaaaaagTGCACTAGATGAAATTAATTCTTCAAATGTCTATTTAAACGTTGGGGTCAAATCAAGATAAGCTAAAAAGGCAATTAGTCGTAGATAACATTTTTTGAATTCCACACGGTGAGAAACCTTGACTCCATTAAAGTCGCCCTTAACTTCCCAAGTGGCATGTGTTTGCTGTTCTAAAGTAAACAGAATGAGGTTGCATTACATAAACACTACCTGAATGTATGCTTTTACTTAACTGTATTAGTGTGTATCTGTTTATCAGTCGATTGATTTATCTGGTTTAACGGATTGAATTTACATTTAACCCAAAAAATCTGATTTAGATTAATTCCCAATATGGGAACTATATAAAGACACAAATAAACTAAACTTTTGATTAgatttataccattttgtaGGGAGATTTAAACACTGATTATTCAGCTTCatgctttttttttacatgtgtgATGTGAATAATTACAGTGGTATATGCATTTGAGAATTGGATGCTACAGAATCCACTCAAAACCCTTTTTATTTTAGCATTATGACTATGCGAGTGCTGTATTTTTCTCTGTAGCTTCAGAAAGCTTGGAGTTGGGAGGGTAATTGAAGGCCCCACCAAGGAGTTTTCAAAGACATTCCCTGCTGGCAGGAGTATTACCATCAGACAATTATGCAACTACAAATTACATTAAGCAATAAATTATAGAAGATAAGAGGACTCTTGGAAGGAAAATCCTCTTGAGACAGACCCTGAAAACCCTCATTTATCAACCCCAAGGCCTCCATATGAAGTTCTGGTTCCTCACCATCTCTTCAGCGTCTGTGTGTTGGTCCACGGTGCTGAGGGCGTTCTGCACCCTGGCCAGCCGGGCGGAGAGGCACAGCAGCAGGCTCACCACCCTCTCCAGGTCTCCGATGAACAGGTTGTACCTCTCCAGCTCCACGGGCACACAGCGCTCGCGGACCAGCACCTCCAGGACCCCCCCGTGGGCCACGTTCTCCTGGATCTCTGCCTGCAGGACCCCGCGAGTCTCCTCCAGTGAGTGAAGGCGCTCATCGATAATGGACGCTAAGAGACGCTGATAATTCAAGCAGACAAGAGGAGATGTGTGAGAAATTGTAGGCAATGGTGCTACAGGGTAAATACAATATGTGtataaataatattttgaaacttgaaaagaaaatgtatttcatATTTGCAGTGATAGGATAAAGGGGAAATGTATCAAGAGTGAATGTGGGAGGCAttcaggaagagggggaaggctATTTGCAAAGCCAAACATTATGCAAGTAGGAGATACTGATAAGAGGCAGACAGTATATCATGTGATAAGAGACACACAACTATCTCAGTCTGAAATGAATCCACTTAAGGCCACATATCATCCAGATGGTATCATTATGAAATCCAGAGCtcgttttttaaaaagaaaatcagaAGAAGACCTCAAAGTTTGTGGTTAAACTTCAATTTTACTCTGCGGTCCTATCGGCTTTCTtgtcattttaaatgtacaAAGCTGTGACATTCTTAGAGACATAATGGTTTATGGTAAAATGTTTAATAGTTTAAAAGTATTGAAATGTACACTTAACTTCTGTTGCGAGGTACTTTTGACAATAACCATACACATGACTGAATAATCACCTTTCTCTCAGTGATGTCAGCTTTGCTCTGCAGGTCTGTACTCAGAGGGTTAGGGCTGTCAGGAGCAGACGGAGCAGGAGACGGTTCAGCCTGTTCCACTGTGTCAGCACTGGAAAAAGACAAATGTTTTTAGGTCAAGCTAGTTTTCCTGCACCATATCAATGTGCCACACACAACATCTTCAAATACTTTAATTTATATATGAGAGAAATCTGAAATGCAGCCGCACATTCCCCATGTATCGGAAGAGAGTGCTTACACAGTGAGGTCATGTACCGCGGAAAGCAGATGGccaggtgtgtctgtgcgtgtgtggcAGCAATAGATAACACGGGAACCAGTATCAAGTTACACGGAGAAACATTAAACTAGGAATTCTAATTAACTCTGCACTCTAAACACCACATCAACACTAAACTTGTTTTATATTATTACTACTTGTTTCCATGTACACAGCTTGTCACAAGGTTAAGTCGGGTGAACTTATTTCCTTCATTTTCATtatttcagagcacatctcaggaGTGTTCCGTCTCCACTAAGGCAAGAAAAGTCTCCCAAAAGTGTAAACAAGTTTATATATTTATCTGTTCCAGAGGTGGGTTTAACCTTTAAGTGTTGTGCTCTCGGTCTAGGACATTAACGTTTACCTTTCTGCAACTCCTTTCTGCTCCTGCTTCTTCTTGTAGTGTTCCTCCATCAGCAGCGTGTCCTCTGACAGCAGCTGCTCCATCAGCATCAGTGCCGTCTTACGATTGGTCAGTGGGTAGAAAACTCTGGCCAGCGATTGGTCAACCTTGACTGCCGCTTCTACTAGCTCCTCCCACTTTGGTCTTTCAGCAGGTCTCTCCAggctctctgtctctccctcttGAGTCCCCCTCTCCTCCGTCGCTTGGTTTTCTCCAGACTTCTCATCTTCCGGTTCTGGatgttcctcctcctcctcctcctccacctgctgACTGATGTCTGTGTCAGACACAGAGGTTTCGCTTGTCTGTGTCGGAGGGGCGGGGCTGGTGGACTCGTCGTCAAAAACGTTGTCTGTCAGCGCCGAAGACTGAACTTCCTCTTTGATCTCCTCTTCTGCGGGGAGAATCCACAGCGATGGATCGGTGGTGACACCGCAGCTCAGAGACACTTCCTGGTTTGACTCGAGTTGGAGGGAAACGTTGCTTTCTTCATCCACCGACTGCTCTCTCTCTGATCCAGATGCAGAAGGAGAAGTCTTGACTctagtaaaacataaacacaccatGGTTAACAATCACACCTGTTGAAAAAGAAATGTAGGTGCAGAAAAACAGTGTTGATATGTAAGGGGGAACGCCTTCACACGTTTATTATTGACTACATTTCAATTATACTTGAATCCAACAAAGACCCAAGTAGAAAAAGTAGTCAATAATAAACTGTTGTGTAGTGGGCAAGGTTATCCGTTTTCTTAAGAATTTTTTTTGTTTGTCTATAAAGCTGAAGGGATATACATTCCAATGAGCACTATGCAAGGAATGTTTTGGAAGTTGTGGAAGAAAGCTGGCCCTTGTCAAACGAAAAAAGATGTTGCATTGACAAAGAGTGTAATCTTACCTGGAGCTGGGCCTGTTTTCACAGGGAAGCTTTGTCTGGGTGGGAGTGGACGAGGTGGATTTGATTTCTCTCTCACTGGTCTCTGGACATCTGGGGGTTGGTGGGTCAGGTGGAGTCTCACTGGGCGGTCTGCTAGACCTGACCTCATCTGTAACCGGGCCGTGAGAACCAGGAGATCCAGAGAGAGTCCTGCAGGAGGCCGGGGAGGAGGATCGACTAGCTGAGGCGCTCTCCTCTGTTTCAGAGCTCTGCCTTGACACAGACTTTATCTGGGCTTGGTTTTGTGTCTGTCCCTGACCAACGATCGCCGTTTCCTTTTGCCCTGCTACATTGTGTTTCATTCCCCCTCGGACGAGCCCCTGGGTTTCTCTGACTTCAGCAAAGAATGAAACGCTCCTCTTGTCTTTGACGGGTCCTCCAGGTTCAGTCGGATCCCTCCAAAGTTGATCTAACTGCTCAGAACTTTTACTCATGGCCGATGGTCTTGGTAACTTTGATGCCCCGAGCTCTTCCATGGACTTCCCCCTCTGTGCGACCATGCGGACGCGCTGCTGGCCCTCAGGGGCCGGCTTCAATGAGGAGTCCTCACTGGCATGCGTCTGAGGACTGACACAGACAATCAATGTTAAAATGTTTAACACAAGCCATCAATTTAAACAAAGTTTGATAACTTAGAGTTTtcaattaaaacaaaaactacTAAACCACAACCTGTAGCCATCACATCTtcgtgttttttctttttttatatctcTCACTGACTAATTctttatctatttatctaatacTCATCCTGCAACAAACTTTGAGTTTTACGTGTTTGCAGACGGGCTAATTGTACAAAATGTTTATGTGAAAGATGTAAAAGATATCACTTTGCTGTAACCCTAATGTAGACCTTTCTCAAGTTTTTGGACTCTTTATTCATCATGGAGGTATGCAGACATTTCTTTTTAAGTAAGGTAAGGTATGATCATTTAAGGACAAATAAAAATGCATCATAAAAAGGCTctgtatttttacattttaaagacTGGCAACTAACAATTtcatattttgaaatatgtcaacTCCATGGAAAAGCTTGAGTCAATGATTCTTCTTTTACAGCCCATGCATAACCTCTGGAGAGGAATGCTGTCTAGCTGGACCAGGTGGGTGTTGACTTTCTAGTGTCCCAGGGACTTAAGAGAAGATTTATTGTCTGTGCACACTCACTGACCTATTACTCTCGTGACCTAAACCTATACAAATGTACCAATTTGTCTGCGTTGCTGATGCATACCTGGGGGTTTCCATAGCATTAACTGGTAATGGATCCTCTTCATGATCGAGTGCCTGCAAACCCAGAAGAAAAGTCAAAACACGTGAATTACACTTGAATCTGTCCAGTTAAATCCTTCTAAAGGCGATTGTAAAGTATACAAAATGAGTGTGAAATAGTACAGCAAAGGCCACACAGGGGTAAGTTAACATGAAAGCGTGTCAGACACTAACTTTATTAAAACAATATGCATTTTAAGTGTCTCAATCTGTACAGACATACCTGTGGTGTGGATGTGGATCTGTTCCTTAAAAAACATGGTGGTTCTGGTTGGTCCAAGAGACTCTCCACTGAGACGGACTTCCCCTGAGATGGGCCTTGGCTCTCCCTCCATCTGGGTTGATTGGACTGACCCACATATTGGCCTGAACAAGACTGTGCCGAGAAGAACTGGGCGTACCTGAATTGGGATAATTTGTATTAAATGATTTAATCTTTATGACAACAAAAAGCATCACACAAGACCtgctttttcatacctgatagAGCTGGCAGAGGAGTCCAGGATGCGGCCTGCAGAGTGGGGTCTGTTGGGTTTATTCTTGGTGTTTTTGCCTTCATTATTTCCTGATAGAGACCTGGGACCCCAGTCGAAGGGTTTCTCCCCCAGAGAGTGCCTCTGTCTGGGTGGAGATGGTAACTGAGGAGCCGGCTGCTGTGGCTCGGGCACTTTCTGGCCCGTTTTACGCACCATGTACTCCACCAGCGCCTTGTGTTGCATGTGTTTTAAGTTGGATTTTGTAGCGCTAGAAGCTGAGAGGGCTCTACCTCTCGTCTCAAACATCTTCCTCCGTGCTGCAACCAGTCCCTGCTCCCCTTGCTGCGCAGGTTCCTCTTCCTCGCATTCGACTGCAAACAGGCTTTCGGTGTCGTTGCCAAAGGAGCGGCATGCAGAGTGGACGGGGGCTCCACCGAGCtggttgagtttctctggttcAGAGTAGCACATCTTTTTCTGCTCTTGAGTCAATCGCTTCCTGCCTCTGATGCGTGCTACCTGGGGCTGGGCCACATTCGCTGGCCTCCCGTTTACCTCTTCAGCCTCTTTGTCCCTCTCCTCCTGACTCTCCCTGACTTCGTCTTTGATGCTCCCCCTCTCGGGCTCCTCAGAGGCCACAGAGGGAGTGAGTGTATCTGTGGAGGTCTCAGAGTCCTGTGATGAGGAGAAAGCGTGGATAACTGTAGGCCTCAGCTCAGGTTTTGGCCTGGTACGGTGCGGCCATGACAGCTGCAGGTCCCTCCTTTTAAATGACGTCTCCCTCAGGACTTTCGACTGGGCATCCTTCAGCTTCTCTTTGTAGTACTTTTTAAAGGAGTCGTCCAGCGTGTTACAGGCAACTTCCTCTCTATCGTTCTTGCTCGTGTCACCTTTTAGTGGTCTCTCCTTCTCGCTACCAACCACGTCTCCATGACCCGTTTTGTTTAGAATTGCTTCGTTGCCTTTTGTACTGAAATCAGCATCCTTTTTAGGCTGTGACGCCGCCCTGCTGGCTCCGGTGAGGTGGTACAGTAGCGGGGTTGTTTCTTTGTTTATCCTCTCGCTGGCTACGTCTCCCAAGGGCTGCCGTTTCCCTCGTTTTGCTTGCTCCTCTCTCTTGTGGGGGGTAGGCTGTTCATTGCTTATGAGTGGGGTCACCTCCTTTGTTGGTTTGGTTGAATGTGGTGGGCAGTTTCTTTCAGGTCCACAGTAGAATATAGGGTTGTTGGCAGTGTGGCGGCTGATATCCCGACTCTGGATCATGTCGATTTCTTCTAAGGTGTCGAAGCTTCTCGAGGACCGCATTGAAATGAGGGATAGTCTGTGATTCTCCTGATCCTGGCTTCTGGAGGAAAGGTCCTGGCTCTGAGAAGTTAAAGCCTCTCTCGCATCACTGAAAGAGGTCTCATCTTGGAGAGATCTAAACAAATTATCCATTGTGCTGTGGCATCTTCCTTTTTCTCTTAGCACCACAGTGGAGCTCTCACTTCCAGTCTCAGACCCACACACAGATGCAGAGTGTGTCCTCATTCCAGATTCAGACAGCTTACTCAGTCCTGTGACAAAATAGAATTGACCCTTATGCTGGATGCTGCTGTTGATGAAACCCTGACCAGCATTCCAGGGGCTGGCAGCTCGAGCTGGCTCTGAACCAAGCCAATCATGCGCCGAGTGCGCCCTTTTGCGCTTACTCTCCAAATGGCCACTGTTTCCACTGGGCTTGTTGTTATGGTCTTCATTAAACACACCACTGCTTGAAGGCAGTCTGGGTTTCAGGTGCTCAGGCTGGCTTATGGAGTTTATTGACTTGTCCTGCTCCGCTGCTTTGTTATCAGTGATGGAAAGGTATTCTGGGTTCAACGGCGCCCTAGTTTGATCGTGAGGCTGGGGATGGGGGCGGTATGTTGGCGGCTGCTGGGCCTGTGGCAGTTCCTGTTGAGAGCCCCTCCACACGGAGAAAACTGGGTCCGAACTGAAGCTTGCTTTGCCTGTATCTTGGTTAGCCATCTCAGGTTTTGGAGCATTTTGACCATGGGGCTGTGGATGGAGGCGACTGAAGGGTCTGGGCTGTTGTTGAGGCGGCTGGGGTTTAAATTCAGTACCTTGATTGTGGACTCGGCTGTTTTCCAAGTTTTTTGTGGCTATAAAACTATCCATTCGTGCTGGAACAGGAGGAGGACGGACAGTAGGGTGGGAATGAGCCCCCATAGGCACCTCTTTTTTAGAGAGCGCTTTGTTGTTGATGTGCAAACTGTTGTTGCCATTCTGGTGGTTTACATTGGTGTTGGTATTGTTACGATATTGCTGAGAGATAGCTTCCACAGAGCGATAGAGCTGGTCCATTGTCTTTGAGTCGGACTGAAGAACCTGGGTGGGATGGTATATGGACTTCACGTACTTAAGATCAGCATAGTGGCTGAAGGAGCTGGACTGTATGTCGTCTGGGAGAAAGGGGGAGGGGTAGTCTGGGGCAGTGGACCCCCCAGAGAAGGAGCTGTAGGCAGAGTCTCCTTTGCCGTGCTGATGGTGGACTAGATGGTCGGCGATGCTGCTGTTGGACTTGGCGGGGGAGAGCCGGCTGACGGGCAGGCTCAGAGGATGGAGGTCCACGTTGCTCATTCTCTCAAAGTGGAAGTTGTAGGAATCCATGGAGGACTGGGGCGGAAGACAGGAAGGGAAGGGCGGGGTTTGTGATTGTGGTATACAAGTTTGTGCACTGATGCATGTGTCTTCCTTGTGGGTGAAACTTGGGAATATACCGCCAACACATTTGCACCAGGTTGTCCGTCACGCTCGTCGCTAATTAGGTCATTTTCCtgccttttttttgtttattcttGCCTCTGGAAACGGTCTGCTCAGTAGCTCCTGggggaaaaaacacaaacacagcacACACTCGTTATCACCATGAATCTTGACTCAGGACACACACTACAGTCTTACATCTGAGGAAAATGACTGCTTAAGATGacaattaaaaagacaaaattctTGTTCAAACAGCATTTGAAAAACAATAGATTGACCAACACTCAGTATATCACATGGCTCTGTGTGGTCATCACAAAGATCCCAATGCGTAGCTGTTACGACTGCAAACATGAATGTTTGTGTGAGATTGTCAACTTGGCATGTCCACTAGGTAAATGGCACACCCAACCACACCCCAACAATAAAGACCTTATCTTAGATAGATAACTGAAATGAAATCAACTAACCCGCCAcaattgcaaaatgtgcctaaaACATATTAAGATGCCAGAAAACAAAACCTGGCAGCATCAAAGAAGAAATCCATTAACTTATCGCTTAATAATTATTAATATATGTCACGTAATTGCTTAAGCTTTTAAATGAGgaacatttttattataatatttgtGTCCATCAATTGTTGGATACCACATAGTTAGTCAATGTactggtacttttactttgtTCTTTTTTAATTCGAAGAAAGTTAGGGCTATAGAGTGAACAATCACATTTTCCATGATGACATTTTGTGTACAAGACGTAGCCTACAGTAAAAGGTATTTTGTATGTTTCACAGCAGGTTGGTTGGTAGGTCAGTACAGTTAACCACCTGTTGAAGGAGCCTGTCTTCATGTTGCATGCACACGGCCTCTAATTAGGGATCCTTGAGGTTGGCAGTGCTCGTTACAGCACACACATGACAAAAATGTCAGGAATTCCATATGGAGCTACAGAGATCTGGGAGGATTAGTCATGTGATGGATGTATGATGCCTTGTTATACAGCGCTGCAAACCAGAAAGGCTCTCTACATTCTTTTTTTTAGCGAGAGAAGCATTTAGCAGCCTAACATGTAATGATTTGGGAACGATTCAACTTTCAATGAACGACACAAGAACAGTGACTGAGACGATAAGGAaacatttattgtttttctgtTCTAGACGCTGTAGAGTCTTGCAGATTGAAGGGTAGACAATGTATTTCCAATGAGACACAGTGAAGCTTGATGAATAATCTTTTGGTCTTTCAAAATGAGTCTGCTGCAGCATTCAGATTATTTGAATGAACCAATTAACTTGACAATAGTGGGTTTTACTTTAAACTCTAGTAACATTTCCCAAGTTTCCTTATAACACTCTAAAACATTAAAAGTGCAGAGGATGTTATAACTTCTAGGGCTACCATCCTGTAACAAAGAAACCTGTTGCCATTATCAGCTAACATCTTAAATACAAACCACAGCCCCTTCAAGTTCACTCTAGTTAATAATAGGTTTAGGTTTTACGGAGGACTCTAATGACAGAGTAACGGCTCGTCTTTTCCATGACCTGCATGCCTTTCCATGACTTTGTCCTCAAGATGAGGCTGCATACCTGTCACGCATACACAAAGGTCGATGTTGCTAATAAAACAAAGACAAGCCAACCAGCTAATCAACTCTGACACTGCAGAATAAAACTTTGGCCACACGATTGTTGGGAATGCAGCAAATGTTGCGTAACAAACCAAAAAGTCCTGTAGAGACTGATCTCTTGGAAACTTAGAATGACAACTGAAACCTCTTTTATAATCAGTATGGCCATGTTTGTTGCCTGAGCATAAATCCCAGAATTAAAGATGATCCTAGGAGGTGGTCGTTTTGCATACTCGCAAAACCCACCTCCCCAGAGCCTTTCATACTACAGTATTAAGGGGGATTCCATGTGCTTATGAAGGACCTTCTGATCTgtggtgtgtttctgtgtgtgtgtgtgtgtgtgtgtgtgtgtgtgtgtgtgtgtgtgtgtgtgtgtgtgtgtgtgtgtgtgtgtgtgtgtgtgtgtgtgtgtgtgtgtgtgtgtgtgtgtgtgtgtgtgtgtgtgtgtggtttccaGCCCTCCTCTTCCTTCTgagaacacagagagagaggctcCCAACCAGGGGAGCGCTCAAGTGGAAGTGATGGAGGGGACAGGCAGTGACAAAATGtacagagaagagagagggagggagggtgaGGCAGAGGGTGACCGGCCCAGACAAATACCCTCACACGCAAACCACAACAACAAGAGACAAGAGAAGTGAACAATGACAGCAGGAAAGCTGAATCAAGTTGGAAGGCAGGATCAGCAGCGAGGCAGGCAGCGAGCCACACAGAGATCAACTACTTGCAGGCTGGTATGAATGAAAGTTTGTCAAGTTAAGAGAGCGATGTTAGCAAGAAAGAAATAGAAAAACTCACCACAACTTTGAGTCTAAGTTGAAGAAAAAGTTCCCACTTAAATTAGGATTTCCTAAATGATTTCCGTCCTGGCTTCTCTTTCAGAAAAATCTTTCTTCCTTTCAAAATAGGGACCAGACCAAGTTACCAGGAGAGCTAGATATTAGAGGGAAGACTTCTAGCGAGTCCCTTCTCCCCCCACAGAGACCCGAGTCTGCATAGCGGGAGCCTCTGATTGGCCAGCCGATGACGTCTGGCTCTCCGTTTGCAC belongs to Pseudochaenichthys georgianus chromosome 14, fPseGeo1.2, whole genome shotgun sequence and includes:
- the shroom1 gene encoding protein Shroom1, producing MDSYNFHFERMSNVDLHPLSLPVSRLSPAKSNSSIADHLVHHQHGKGDSAYSSFSGGSTAPDYPSPFLPDDIQSSSFSHYADLKYVKSIYHPTQVLQSDSKTMDQLYRSVEAISQQYRNNTNTNVNHQNGNNSLHINNKALSKKEVPMGAHSHPTVRPPPVPARMDSFIATKNLENSRVHNQGTEFKPQPPQQQPRPFSRLHPQPHGQNAPKPEMANQDTGKASFSSDPVFSVWRGSQQELPQAQQPPTYRPHPQPHDQTRAPLNPEYLSITDNKAAEQDKSINSISQPEHLKPRLPSSSGVFNEDHNNKPSGNSGHLESKRKRAHSAHDWLGSEPARAASPWNAGQGFINSSIQHKGQFYFVTGLSKLSESGMRTHSASVCGSETGSESSTVVLREKGRCHSTMDNLFRSLQDETSFSDAREALTSQSQDLSSRSQDQENHRLSLISMRSSRSFDTLEEIDMIQSRDISRHTANNPIFYCGPERNCPPHSTKPTKEVTPLISNEQPTPHKREEQAKRGKRQPLGDVASERINKETTPLLYHLTGASRAASQPKKDADFSTKGNEAILNKTGHGDVVGSEKERPLKGDTSKNDREEVACNTLDDSFKKYYKEKLKDAQSKVLRETSFKRRDLQLSWPHRTRPKPELRPTVIHAFSSSQDSETSTDTLTPSVASEEPERGSIKDEVRESQEERDKEAEEVNGRPANVAQPQVARIRGRKRLTQEQKKMCYSEPEKLNQLGGAPVHSACRSFGNDTESLFAVECEEEEPAQQGEQGLVAARRKMFETRGRALSASSATKSNLKHMQHKALVEYMVRKTGQKVPEPQQPAPQLPSPPRQRHSLGEKPFDWGPRSLSGNNEGKNTKNKPNRPHSAGRILDSSASSIRYAQFFSAQSCSGQYVGQSNQPRWRESQGPSQGKSVSVESLLDQPEPPCFLRNRSTSTPQALDHEEDPLPVNAMETPSPQTHASEDSSLKPAPEGQQRVRMVAQRGKSMEELGASKLPRPSAMSKSSEQLDQLWRDPTEPGGPVKDKRSVSFFAEVRETQGLVRGGMKHNVAGQKETAIVGQGQTQNQAQIKSVSRQSSETEESASASRSSSPASCRTLSGSPGSHGPVTDEVRSSRPPSETPPDPPTPRCPETSEREIKSTSSTPTQTKLPCENRPSSRVKTSPSASGSEREQSVDEESNVSLQLESNQEVSLSCGVTTDPSLWILPAEEEIKEEVQSSALTDNVFDDESTSPAPPTQTSETSVSDTDISQQVEEEEEEEHPEPEDEKSGENQATEERGTQEGETESLERPAERPKWEELVEAAVKVDQSLARVFYPLTNRKTALMLMEQLLSEDTLLMEEHYKKKQEQKGVAESADTVEQAEPSPAPSAPDSPNPLSTDLQSKADITERKRLLASIIDERLHSLEETRGVLQAEIQENVAHGGVLEVLVRERCVPVELERYNLFIGDLERVVSLLLCLSARLARVQNALSTVDQHTDAEEMQSLDSRHRLLCKQREDAKDLKDNLDRRENLVSTFLGRQLSAEQLQDYRRFVQTKASLLIRQKDLEEKQRLGEEQLEALSNSL